TGAGTCTTTATTTGAGGAAATGAAGGCATTTGGGGtcctttttttggaaatttcccTAGTGTACTTCTAGATAAACCTATGAAGCCTTACATGTGTTTTGTGTAAATGTGTCTCACCAATAGTAGGAAAAAGcatcaatttttttgataaagtaAATGaagagatttgattttttttctttaaactacATAAAtcaaagataacaaatttgCCTTGAAAGTGAGCTTTTGAGGTAGGAATAATGAAGATCGGATAAATTGTTATAAGTGCAATAATAAAGaagatattagttttttttttttaaataccaatAAGTTTAAATTCAAAGGAAAACCATAATaggaaaataactaaattgaagaaaattgtgCAAATATGGAAACAAttaaagacaattttttttttatctagtgAAAAATGAGTGGATTTAGTTATATAGAGGTGGAAATAACTCTACCctaaataaatcatgtatctcaTATGTCAAAAATAGGGATATTCACCCGAGGTCTAATGTTAAAAAACAATGGCTTACACATGTTTTGGACTGTTTGTGGCTCCATTCAATCTAAGGTTTTTGGTTTCAAGGTGATAAAGTTCCAAACTTGGAACCTGTAACTTACCATGTTAGGGTTAGTTCCCTATTTTCGAAACTGGGAATCAACTTTATTGACCCTGAAGCTAGCCTAGAATAGAACTAGTCGGTTCCAAACCGTTTTTATGGTCAATCGGGGAATAAATGTATAAAGATTTTAAATAGTCAAATAAGGGCTATATTTTCCACCATCTTTAGTTCaagaatttttctaattaatagATTGTAACTACACATCGCTCATAATTGTTTAGTTGAGTTTGCATCCTGTTTCAAATCAAGGGCTCGACTTCTCTAAtcaagaatgaagaaaaataaaaattgtttataatCACATAAAATACTAATGGACTATATCAAACTAGTATTGCATGTTTATTTTGGAGAATTCTTTCgtgattttttaaaagttggTCGGGAGATATTTTAACCCTTTATAAGAAACACACTTGTTGATCATGTAATCATAATATGCAATTCCTCGCCTTGCCCAATGAATTGAGGCATGTGCGGAGGTACCGCTTCAATTCCACCTTCGGCCACTGAGTTCAAAGTCCTTTCGCACATGGACAATTTGACTTACCTAGTATCAAGGGTCGGACTCTACTGATACATCATAAGAGATTTACTCGTCATGATCAGTGTAAATATGGAGGATCCTAATTTTCCTCGCCACTGTTAAATGGAACAATctataattattaaaaagaggaaaatccCATGGTATTATCGCGATTCAGCTCTCTATAGTAGCATTTCAGTCTCACGGAATCAGCAATAAATTGAGACTTTTCAACGTGAGCagcttttcaaaagaaaattaccaGAAAATCTTTTTGCGGCATTTTGCTCCTGACACGAACCTGTGGTCGTACGAGTACGAATCATCTTAGCCATTTCCGTTCTTGTCCTTTCGGTCAAGAACATTACTGCACATGCATGCACATTGCCCTCTATATGCAAATTAATAAGCGGATATCTAGAAAAAATGCATCACTTTTCTCTCATATGCCGCTTACATGTCTCTATTTTAGAAAggggccaattccataaaaaagcacaaactttagggtttgggacaaatctggcccgaactttattttgtctaaaaaaaaagcatcaacttttattcgtgtcccaaatctggcctgCCATTAACTCTCCTTCACAATCATCCGACCTGGCATTTCCACGTTAGATATCTAACAAGGAAAAATTGTTATgggctttctcttctttcccttcttctctgAACGCACAGCTCATgagtttggggaaaaaaatttctagggTTTCATTTCGTCGGTGAGTTCGGGGGCGAGAGTCTTCAATCCGTTGGAAGATCTCGCGCACTAGCTTGCTCGGTCATTCTCTCACACGGAGACGCTCGCTCTTGTACATACACACGTTCGATCGCTTGAAGACGTCCTTTCCGTCGGAAGTTTTGACCTCGAAGGATTTATGCTTCCTCAAGGTCGAAGGACAGAGCATCAAAAGgtattcttctcctcctcctcctcctcctcctcctcctcctcctcctccttctgtcTACGGTTTCCTTTCTTCAGCGAATAAGTGCGCGGGCAATCTTCAATCCGTTGGAAGATCTCGCGCCCTGACTTGCTCGCTCATTCTCTCACACGGAAACTGTCACTCTCGCACATATTCACACGCGTTCGCTCGGAGACATCGTCTCCCTCGAAAATTTTAGGCTCGAAGGATCTGTGCTTGCTTAAGGGTTGAAGTCGACAGAGCGTTGAGAGCGTTGAAGGCATTCAATTCTTTGCTATTGGACATATTAAATTACGGTCACCATGTGCTCGATGGTTTGTCTAGAAGTGATCTACCTCACAAGAACTGAAGTTGAAATTTTCTAGGCTTAATGAACTTGTGAATTTGCTAGGTCTTTAGAATCTTATGGCTTggaatgaatttgatcatggcCATAGGTGGATATGTCATGACTTGGGAGTCTTGGACTTTGTTGATACTTTCACGCCTATCGGGTAATTTGTCTTCTGTTGTCTACAGGGGCATATGAAGAATGGGtgataaaatttggaaaaacaagactTGTCCATCCTAATGGAAGTGTAAAAGTGCAGCGTGCTAAGGTGAAGTGTCGTGTTTGTGGGGaagagaaacagaggaggatTGATAATGCTTGTAGAGCTCTACGAATTCTTTGGACGGCTTGCGTAGTTTGGCCAAATTCAGCCACAGAGGTGCTTTTAGCTAGGTCATTTGATGGTTGAGCCACCCGGGTTAGTTCTCATCATTGGGATCTATGTAGTTCATGGTAAACTTTGGAGTAGTTGTGATTTTCTGTTGTGATATATTTGCTTTGAGCAGTTTAGCTACTGGagttataaaaatcgaaaattctTTATGAAGATATGAATGAAAGTTACTAAATCGAGTAGGCAAACATCATCTATGAGCTAATTATTGAACttatatgcaaattttatgtcatgtttaaaaatattttactgagGCATTTTCAGAGAAGTGGAACATTTTGTTAGGATAATGACTCGATTGACAAAACCACTAGACACTTAAGTTTTCTAGGAGAATTGCCTCGTAAACATTTAAAAGTATCAGGAAGGACACTTGGGCATTTAGTACatcatgatttttctaattagtTCGTAGATCAAGACAATCAATTTGAGCCACCTGGGAATTTATTATGCTTAATTGGACAGCTTGGGTGTTTTATTAGAACTGTCAAACTATGCatgtaaattgtcaaaaatgaGACTTACAAAGCAGATTGCGAAACGAGGGAAGTTTGGTACTTTGCAAGTATCGCTTCACCAATATAAGTTACATGTTACATGATAGTACACTTTCCCCCTAACATCATGCTGGTTATTTATAGTTATCTGCaatgtgcaaaaaaaaagaaacaggaaaTGCTGCAGCTAATATTTTTAGCCATAAATATAGTATAAAATTTGATTTGCACACTTTCTTTGGTCTATTTGCTAATTCCATAGGATCTTGGTCCAGCTTAAACCTGGCCTTTTGCACTTCACCACATTCATCTTATGGAAGATTTAAAAGGAGCAGAATGCCTAAGAGCTCGTGGTACAAATCCTAAGCACAAAATGTCCCATAAACAAGATACAATTCACTTCGTAAACAGAGTAGCCTGGCTGCAATCAACTCTTCATTCATTGTCATGTCTACGATCATATTTTTTGGGAAGCTCAAATTCCCTTACTCctattttatcattttggattagTTCAAATAGTTATGTATTTCAAATGGGTTGTCATGTGGTTAGATATTGGGAGCCAgaacttattcttttctttagagCTTTTGATCAATAAGCTATTGTTGTGTGAAATGCTTCTTCACAATGTGAAGTGTGTCGTCACTTTTTATTATGCCTTACAAATAGTAGAGTTATTGCTGTCTTACTAGGAATTTGATTAGCATGATAAGTCCGACATTGAACTTTAAATGTCTAATTTTTTGCTCTACCTCTATTTTATAGGATTGGGCTAGTTGGGATTCTAGGTTGGTTGTCGTTTTACTTGTGGAGAATTGAAGTGTTGCAAGTTGAATAAGAAGTAATGGTGAGTTCATTCAATTGTTCACCCTTTACGTTTGAATATTGTTTTTAGTTTCCAGCGTATGACTTTGTGTTTTTTTACACAGAATGAAAGTGACAGTGACGAGGGTTCATTAGACTTATGTGATAATGAACTATATATATCCGATGATGAAGAGATCAATACAAGGGAGATGAGGAAAGAATTTAGGGAAGCAATAATAGAGGAGGTGGATGATAGTAGAGACTTACCTAAAGGTTCCATCGATATAAGAATGGAGGAGGAGGTTGGTGCTGTTCCACACGATAGGggggatgatgatgaagatgcaaTATTGGATGATGAACTTCTAAGTGGTCCCgatattgatgattttgaagaaactaatAGCACAATTGGACAAATGGTTAATAGGTATGATCCTATGTGTGACCATAATGAGAATATGTTTAGTTTAGGCATGAGATTTGAATCTCATGAACAGTTCAAGAATGCTGTGCGAAAATATGCTGTGATTAATGGATTTAACATTTTTGGCCAaggagtcaaaagaaaagaatggaagCAAAGTGTGCAAGTGGCTGTGGTTGGAGGTTGTATGGTAGTTGGGTTCAAGCTGAGAAAACTTTTGTAATAAAGAGAGTTGGAAATCTGCATAGCTGCAATAGAAGCCTCACAAACAGGCAAGCCACTTCTACATGGCTTGCTCGAGAGTACATGCCTAAGATTAGAGCCAAACTCACTTATTCAGCTACTGAAATGCAAACAGATGCAAGAGAAAGGTTTGCCCTaatccttaacaaaaaaaaatgctatagaGCCATATGGACAGCCCTTAGTCATATAAGAGGGCCTATAGGAAAGCAATATGATATGCTAAGATCTTATTTGGAGGAGCTCAAGAGAGTTAGCAAAAATGGAACATTCATGATGGAGGTCAACCCATCAACCAAAGTATTTGAGAGGTTTTATGTAGGCTTTGATGAGTTGAAAAATGGGTTTTTAGCAGGATGTAGGCGTGTCATAGGCTTGGATGGGTGCTTCCTTAAGACTGGATTGAGAGGTATGTTGTTATGTGCTATTGGATGAGATGGAAACAATCAAATGTTTCCAATAGCTTGGGCAATTGTGGAAGTTGAGTCCGAGGCATCATGGACTTGGTTTCTCACTCGGTTATTTATTGACTTGAATGTGGGCACAGGTGAAGGTTGGACTTTTATCAGTGATAAGCAAAAGGTGATAtctcacttttttattttattaccaTTACACTACACTAGTACAATCATTGCTGTgacatatttctttttcattggttgATTTTGGTTGTAGGGATTAATGAATGCAGTTTCATGGCTATCGCCACAAGCATAACATCGAAATTGTGCAAGACatatatatgctaattggaAAAAACAGCATAAAGGGgatgctttgaagaatctctTCTGGAGGGCTGTGAGGTGTACTTTTGAAGCTGATTTTGACTTGGTAATGGCAGATTTGAAGATGGAGTGCCCTAAAGGTTATGAAGACTTCATGAGACAAGACCCTAAGCACTTCTGCAGGGCTTTCATTAGGACAGGTACTAAGTGTGATGcagttgaaaataatttaagtgAGACTTTTAACGGATACATTTGCATACCGAGAGCAAAACCCATTCTTGAGATGCTTGAAGAAATACGAGCCATGTTGATGGAAAGGATGATAGAGAGAAGCCAATTAATGGTTGATTGAATGGATCCAATTTGCCCAAGAATTAGAATGAAGTTGGAGAAAACTAAACTGGAGTCTAGGTATTGTTTTGCTAGAGCATCTTTGGGGAATAAATTTGAGGTTGAAGGGGATGGCAATAGATTTGTGGTTGACTTGGCTAGAAAGACTTGTGCTTGTAGGGAATGGGATATCTCGGAATACCATGTAGACATGCCATATGTTGCATTGCTTTTATGAAGTTAGAGATCAATGATTATGTTGATGATTGCTTTAAGAAATATGCTTATGAAAATTGTTATAAATTTCCCTTCCCGGTCATGAATGGGGAAAAAATGTGGCCCAAAGTTAGTGGTGAGCCAATCAAACCCCCACCTTACAGAAGGAAAAAGGggtagagagaagaaaaatagaatcaagGATAAGGATGAGCGAAGTAGTGATGGTAAGAAGTTGACGAAAGTTGGAAttcaaatgcaattttcaaattgcCTTCAATATGGGCATAACAAGAAGACATGAAAGAATCCTATGACATCAAGGCCACCCAAAGTATGTCTTATTGGACAATTTTGTAATTGTTAATTAAGATTTTTGTTGGGTTGTTATGAATGATAACATTGatatttcttgtgtttttccaCATGTAGGCAAAAAGAGGAAGACCAAAGAAAGTTGATGAAGCTAGTGGTGCGCGGTGCTAGTTCACGAGGCCAATAGACCATCTAATAGGGACTTCACTATCATCGGGAAGGAGAGAGCACGAAGCTAGTGCTTTATCAAGCATAATTTTACTTTCATATCATGTGTATATTGTCATTAATGTTTTATgctcattttgtttctttaggCTCGACAAGGTTATGGACTTTTCATATCCGAAGCTACTGGGAATTCTTATTTAAGGGTAATCTCTATCTAAAGTTATATATatcgaaaagaaaagtgaattcatttgtttttttttcttgtagatGCCTGGTAGTGATAGAGTTATTAACATTGGAGGTCCATCTATTTCCAAGAGGCAGACAAGAGCAAGGAATGTCGTTGAAGTTTCACTAGGCCAATCTTCCATTGATGTCTCGGAACCTCCATGCACTCAAGAATCTGGAATTGGTGGTTAAAGATGTAATTGTGGACCTTGAAATGCTTGTGTAGTGCCTACTACTTGATGTTGAGTTGTAGACTAAAAAGTGCTAGTTTGATGTTGTCTATAGGTTAATTTGGCTATGCATTGTGTTTGGGGATTTGGCAATGTCCTTTTGTATTTGCGATATTTTTGCTATGCACTATGTGTTTCAGCTGGTTCGAAAGCTTGACAAAAGTGAGTTTGGAACATTTGGATTTTGCAAACTTAGTTTTTGTAGTTTACATCTTCAAAGGAGAGGTTGATTTGAATCTTGTTGAACCAGTTTCTAGCTTATGAATATTCTTCGCATCGAGTGCAAACTAGTTGAGCTGATCAGGAGCGATGTGATTTGTAATTTACATCTCGGCATGCTTGAATAATTGTGCATATGGTGTGGAATGATAAGCATCTCGAATTCTGGAAATGTAGGCACTATGGCAGGATGAGGAGGGAAATTTCCACAACGACAATGCAATTCTGACTGATAAGACAAGGGAAACAGATTCGGTTttagcatttttcttccttacaCAATTTGCGCAGGCTTGACCATGTACAGATAGTTGTATTTGCAGATGTTAGCATCAGTCTTGTTAATTTGAGTCTTGACTTTTTGACACTTACTCATTAATATCATCAACCAACTTCAATTCAACTTGTCAGGGACATACCGCTCCCGCCCGGCTGGTTCGCTTTGCTCTTGGTAGGCCCATTTCTGGACTATTGGATGACAAGCAAGAGAGTTGACGCTTATGACTACACCCCAGTTGCTGTGGTAAGCCTACATATTCATAGTCTTTAAAGTAACATTTTAGTTGTCTGCACCGCAATGGACCGAGCCTCTCGCTCTCGAATCTTGTGCTACAAGTAATATATGTAATGTACAATTTCCTTGCTCCAGTTAGATTCGTAGATGAGGCTAGCACTTTGTTGAGGTATATTCGACGTGTTTAACCTGATTTATTGGACATTCTAGGAATGTGCTTGCCTATATTTGACCCGTTGATGAACCACATGCACCTTCCTacttttgttgttcttgttgGAGTTCGAAACCGATGTTGGCCTCCTTACGCTTTTATTTACCAGGGACCAGATAACTTTCATGACCAGTATGGATGTCGTGGATATCATACACTTAATATATGGGATTTTGATATTGcttctttgattttgcttcATCTTTGAGTTTCCTAGCCACAGAAAATTGATGTTTCATAAGAGGGAAACATAAAGATTGGAGGTTGTGTTGAATGATACCATAAGAATGGGCGCTTACTCTATTAAAGCTTCTCAATTAGTTCTAATCATGAAGAGCGATTACTCAACTCTTGCTTTTCTTGTTGGATTTTGCAGATGTTTATTATTCTATCATGCACCATTGCTGTGGGGACTAATCTCAGCCAGTTCATCTGCATCGGTAGATTTACTGCTGTTTCTTTCCAAGTAATTGGCCATATGAAGACTATCCTTGTCTTGATCATGGGCTTCCTCTTCTTTGGGAAGGAGGGTCTCAATCTCCAAGTAGTCATCGGCATGATCATAGCTGTAGTTGGAATGATCTCGGTATGGCAATGCGTCATCTAAGCCTGGGGGAAGGAGCGCCGAAGCCATTCACTTCCTACCAGCGACAACATAAACACGGTAGTTTGTCGGAGTCCACCGAAATAGATGGGAAAGTTTGAATATTAGTGATTGCCACCGAGCGAACATACAAGATAGCTGATTCCAACTTATCATCCGAGATTAGAAAACCAAgtgttccttttcttctccattgTTTTTCCTCATTGAGTTATTCTTTGTTGTCCCTAAGCCGCTCCAAGGGAACAGATCTTGCTGAATAGGTTTAGCTGTGCTGCAAAAATTTTCCTGCTTGATCATATAaattatagtaattaaattgTTGCTCATTTCataattataaaaaggtttggttTCTTCATTCTACTTTGTGGAGCAAGCTTGTCCAGGCTATTCTCTATTCTTTGGCTTAAAGGCAAGCACTTCATGCATGCTTTCAGCTTTCGATCCCAATCATTTAGGGTTCCTACTTAGGTGAAGTGACTTTTTATTGAGAGGTCATCTATCTCTATGTAAAATTGCTGTAACGGCAACTCCATGGTCTGTTTGAGGGGATGGACCATAACGGATGGTGGCGTTTCCATTTTTCCCACAACTCTTATGTAAAATTGCTGTAACGCACAAAATGGTAAAGCTTTACAATTAACGGAcaagatttatttttttttttccttttttttttcctattcgaTTGGTCATCGAGGAGTTGGGATCGATCACCCAACATCCGAGACGAAGATTCGACAGCGAGAGGCTAAAATAGAGAATAGACTCTTTCTCTCGTCTCGCTAATCCGAGAATGACAAGTGAAACAAAACGTGCAATGAGCAAAAGTGCGATGAGCAAAGGAAGGTGAATGTGTCCCCTAGTCGGTTCATGTGGCATGATAAGGGTTGAAGATTCTAATATACACATAACATTACCTCAACAGGACAATCTGGTGGACCAAGCAAATATCGAGTAAACGAGACAGGGATGCCAGATAGATCAACGTCCACGCCTTCGTGGCTGTCAATGAAACATTCAAAGGTGGACGCTAGTAATGTACAACCAAAAACCGAAAAAGACTGGAATGCGAATCTTAGACTTGTCGATTGTTATCAAAATTGAACATCTCAATGGCTTCCACGGAAGGAATGTAAGAGGATAAAGAAGATAAAGCCCCTCGTCACCACAAAACGCCCAAATAACCAGTGTCCTTTCCCCCCACGATTTGAAGTATTATCGTCTAGCATTAAAGTAGTTCGACCTTTGCAAGTCCACTTTAGATGGCGACAATTATATGCAAGTTGGGTACTTAACATTCATCTATTGATCCCGAAGTTTCATATGCCCGAGTGACAGCCGAATTTTGATGGCAACACTCGATATACTATCACATCCCATAAAAATGACAGAATACATGTCCAATTTACTTGCAAGCTGTATGGAATCCATGACATTGTTAGTTATGGTCTAAGTTTCAATAGCTGTTGGTGAATGTGCCCCCATTGATTCAAAGGCCTAAAATTTGTTGAAAAGACGCCAATCAATGTGgtatatacatatcaaaagCCTGGCATAAGTTTACAATTGTGTAAAAGAAAAGGGCAGAAGGATCTATGTAATCATCCTCCATCGGTTATAAGACAACGAATCTTCTCGTGTAAATGTTTGTGTCAGCTCTCTCTTTCGGATGGCTTTGTGATAATGAGCAAGTTATTCTCATATCGATTGTTATGAACGATTGGCCGCAATGGATCGATCCTCCATGTTCCATTGACTATGAACTTTATCTGCATTAGGAAGACCACGGAGGTTATGAAGCTCATCTAGAGACAGCAATTGCTTGTAATTTTAGACCGCCTTAGACTAAATTGAGAGAAGACCTACCTCATATCTTCCAGGATACAACTGGAGGCACATGGAGAAAACTCCGATGCTCGACTTCTCCATCTTTCCCCGCAATGAAGCACATTACTCTACCGAGCATCATTTAGAGAAAGCTACTCGTATGTATGAACCATAGAACATAAATCTAAAAGCATGAAGTCCAAGAACTTCTCGACTCATATAAAGCGGATCCCGACCCCTTTCTTTTAACCAAGGCACATGATGGGATAATATGCGCATTGGTGAGGATTAATCGAGTTGATATGTTTAGATCCAGTGTTAAGACAAAAATGAAACTTTcacaaagacaaaaagaagaaacgttattaagttaaatttgtTAAGACGCCAAAGGCTTGAGAATCACCGATGCTTCAAACAAAAGGTTGACTGCCTGATTTTTTAAGGCAAGATGGACTAGACATGCATTGACCGCACAGATAATAACATCCTACAAAAGTGCTTTGCGGACCTACTTGGCATGGATGAAACAACAATTtaataaacttgaaaattatGAGTAAAGATCGATTCATGTGCCTGATTCACTCGATATCATCCAATATGGGTACAAAAGATATGAAGCCATGAGGCATTTTCATAGTCAGGGTACCAAACTTCCAcgagcaaaattgaaatgtaaAACTCATATGTATGCCACAACTAGAGCTCCACGGGCATTATACCATGCTATTGCAGGTAGATTCTAATTTGACTGCCTATCACATATGCAATGATTTGAATACTAGTCCATACTAGCTAAACTGCTCAAAGCAAATATATGGTGCAACCAAACAGTTCACAACAGAAAATCACAACTACTCCAAAGTTTACCATGAACTACATAGAACCCAATGATGAGAACTAACCTGGGTGGTTCAACCATCAAATGACCCAGCTAAAAGCACCCATTTTTCGAATCGATATCATCCCAAAAGAGACCAATCCAGCCTAAATGCGTTACTAGCAACAAACAACTCTATCCTCAAGCTAACACTCCTAAAGGCACCCCGAATCTGATTCTCGGGGCACAACAAGCACCATCCCGGGTATCACCTCTTGATTTTGGATTACTCTAGAAGGGATTTGACAAAAG
Above is a window of Eucalyptus grandis isolate ANBG69807.140 chromosome 9, ASM1654582v1, whole genome shotgun sequence DNA encoding:
- the LOC120288064 gene encoding UDP-rhamnose/UDP-galactose transporter 6-like, encoding MTSKRVDAYDYTPVAVMFIILSCTIAVGTNLSQFICIGRFTAVSFQVIGHMKTILVLIMGFLFFGKEGLNLQVVIGMIIAVVGMISVWQCVI